Proteins encoded by one window of bacterium:
- a CDS encoding polyprenyl synthetase family protein, translating to MEQSLPGVLPAPEEFSAPVVEAMRYSLLAPAKRVRPVLTLVSAALAGGKAERVLNAACAVEMIHTASLILDDLPCMDNASLRRGKPPLHAQAGEATAILAANALLMQAFHLLGRSVEAHGLRSAAAGALLREVADCVGAPGMIGGQWKDLHLDREDLESLEFVHSRKTGALFILSATLGARLCRARSGVIDSLAAYAKNLGLAYQVVDDILEAESTAAELGKQAAPAGARKTFVSVFGLEASRVVARELLDTARAALHRFKGPEAQLLLDLADYVMERKV from the coding sequence GTGGAGCAGAGCCTGCCCGGCGTCCTTCCCGCGCCGGAGGAATTCTCCGCCCCGGTGGTGGAGGCCATGCGCTACAGCCTTCTCGCCCCGGCCAAGCGGGTGCGCCCGGTGCTGACCCTGGTCTCGGCGGCCCTGGCCGGAGGCAAGGCTGAAAGAGTCCTGAACGCCGCCTGCGCGGTGGAGATGATCCACACCGCCTCGCTGATCCTGGACGACCTGCCCTGCATGGACAACGCCTCGCTGCGGCGCGGCAAGCCCCCGCTGCACGCACAGGCCGGCGAGGCCACCGCGATCCTGGCCGCCAACGCCCTCCTGATGCAGGCGTTCCACCTGCTGGGACGTTCGGTGGAGGCCCACGGCCTGCGTTCCGCGGCCGCCGGGGCGCTTCTGCGCGAGGTCGCCGACTGCGTGGGCGCTCCGGGAATGATCGGCGGGCAGTGGAAAGACCTGCACCTGGACCGCGAGGACCTGGAAAGCCTGGAATTCGTGCACAGCCGCAAGACCGGCGCGCTGTTTATCCTCTCGGCCACCCTGGGGGCCAGGCTCTGCCGCGCCCGCAGCGGAGTGATCGACTCCCTGGCCGCCTACGCCAAAAACCTCGGCCTGGCCTACCAGGTGGTGGATGACATCCTGGAGGCCGAATCGACCGCCGCGGAGCTGGGCAAGCAGGCCGCGCCGGCCGGGGCCAGGAAAACATTTGTCAGCGTGTTCGGCCTGGAGGCCTCGCGGGTGGTCGCCCGTGAGCTGCTGGACACCGCCCGCGCCGCCCTGCACCGGTTCAAGGGCCCCGAGGCCCAGCTCCTGCTCGATCTGGCGGATTACGTTATGGAAAGAAAGGTCTGA
- a CDS encoding alkaline phosphatase family protein has protein sequence MTEDSDRGPQPQDTGQSVEQIRARLRALGYLNSPVERFLSARTAGGGSWRTAFSLALRTSLLIGSLLAGLTSSGCLLADPSFIERPLDVLLFFLYMDLAFVGLTFLLMLGPALYWARHGRPEQDLRKGGSLRSGFLAVATSLALCVFLTGWWHAMLMESGLIEPLGPVTLTALVIITLVSLASARLVVLIYFILAGVPAPSDSRRAALSHSYILPLAAVLLFELSWAGGVYLNNSADSSLADTIEERSSITRLPMLLVGIDGLDAATLFEMADRDSLPNLAQLIHQGFSAEVESAENYVAPQVWNTVSTGLTPEEHGVNFFTLPTLRGLSRQPRLPAAAPGLHSVAVHAFPFFSLFRATPLSASSRRGKSIWEILALFGVRCGVVNWWASWPATRNEGFTVSERTFTKLGLVRQEERTSAAYFEDEVYPRAEFDSLSTLALHLEDRLPAILENCPRLGAFLATEGGSPAADLVRSIYLADCFYTQAAIELLSRRRVSFIALYLQGADILGRINERTDLLGPESLRPMIPEYCHYIDDLLGELLRAYQPTGLTVVVCDPGKRGRQNEQHGAVIFRGIDTRSGTRSVSSFYLEDITPTMLYLMGLPVGRNMAGRVRTEVGISPPGGPPSLRYVHSYGPPPAVGGQSTPYRYDREMIERLRSLGYVR, from the coding sequence GTGACAGAGGACAGCGACAGAGGCCCGCAGCCGCAGGATACCGGGCAGTCGGTGGAGCAGATACGCGCCCGGTTGCGCGCCCTGGGCTACCTGAACAGCCCGGTCGAGCGGTTCCTGAGCGCGCGCACTGCGGGCGGCGGCTCCTGGCGCACCGCGTTCAGCCTGGCGCTTCGCACCTCGCTGCTGATCGGCTCCCTGCTGGCCGGGCTCACCAGCTCCGGCTGCCTTCTGGCCGACCCCTCGTTCATCGAGCGGCCGCTGGATGTGCTGCTGTTTTTCCTCTACATGGACCTGGCCTTTGTCGGCCTCACTTTTCTGCTCATGCTGGGTCCGGCCCTTTACTGGGCGCGCCACGGCCGTCCCGAGCAGGACCTGCGCAAGGGCGGCTCGCTGCGCTCGGGGTTCCTGGCCGTGGCCACGTCCCTGGCCCTATGTGTTTTCCTGACCGGCTGGTGGCACGCCATGCTGATGGAGTCGGGCCTCATCGAGCCGCTGGGCCCGGTCACCCTGACCGCCCTGGTCATAATCACCCTGGTCAGCTTGGCCAGCGCGCGCCTGGTGGTGCTGATCTATTTCATCCTGGCCGGGGTCCCGGCCCCCTCCGACTCACGGCGGGCGGCGCTTTCGCACAGCTACATCCTGCCCCTGGCCGCAGTGCTGCTGTTCGAGCTGTCCTGGGCCGGCGGGGTCTACCTGAACAACTCGGCCGACAGCTCACTGGCCGACACGATCGAGGAGCGCTCCTCGATCACCCGCCTTCCCATGCTGCTGGTGGGGATCGACGGGCTGGATGCGGCCACACTGTTCGAGATGGCCGACCGGGACAGCCTGCCCAACCTGGCCCAGCTCATCCACCAGGGATTCAGCGCCGAGGTGGAGAGCGCGGAAAACTACGTGGCGCCCCAGGTCTGGAACACGGTTTCCACGGGCCTGACCCCGGAGGAGCACGGAGTGAATTTCTTCACCCTGCCCACGCTGCGCGGCCTGTCCCGCCAGCCGCGCCTTCCCGCCGCAGCACCGGGACTGCATTCGGTGGCGGTCCACGCTTTCCCGTTTTTCAGCCTCTTCCGCGCCACGCCGCTCAGCGCCAGCTCGCGGCGCGGCAAGTCGATCTGGGAGATACTGGCCCTGTTCGGGGTGCGCTGCGGCGTGGTCAACTGGTGGGCCTCCTGGCCCGCCACCCGCAACGAGGGGTTCACGGTCAGCGAGCGGACTTTCACCAAGCTGGGCCTGGTCCGCCAGGAGGAACGCACCAGCGCGGCCTATTTCGAGGACGAGGTCTACCCGCGCGCCGAGTTCGATTCCCTCTCGACCCTGGCCCTGCACCTCGAGGACCGTCTGCCGGCGATCCTGGAAAACTGTCCGCGCCTGGGGGCTTTCCTGGCCACCGAGGGCGGCAGCCCGGCCGCCGACCTGGTTCGCTCGATCTACCTGGCTGACTGTTTCTACACCCAGGCGGCAATCGAGCTGCTTTCCCGTCGCCGGGTCAGTTTCATCGCTCTCTACCTTCAGGGCGCCGACATCCTGGGCCGGATCAACGAGCGCACCGACCTGCTCGGCCCCGAGAGCCTGCGCCCGATGATCCCAGAGTACTGCCATTACATCGACGACCTGCTGGGCGAGCTGTTGCGCGCCTACCAGCCCACCGGGCTGACCGTGGTGGTCTGTGATCCCGGCAAGCGCGGCCGCCAGAACGAGCAGCACGGCGCGGTCATTTTCCGGGGGATCGACACCCGGAGCGGGACACGCTCGGTCAGCTCGTTCTACCTCGAGGACATCACCCCGACCATGCTCTACCTGATGGGCCTGCCGGTGGGACGGAACATGGCGGGACGGGTGCGCACCGAGGTGGGCATCTCTCCGCCGGGCGGCCCGCCCTCGCTGCGCTATGTGCACTCCTACGGTCCCCCGCCGGCTGTCGGCGGGCAGAGCACGCCCTACCGCTACGACCGCGAGATGATCGAGCGCCTGCGCTCGCTGGGCTACGTGCGCTGA
- a CDS encoding radical SAM protein — protein MINDVRRNPGLLKLDLYCRGIRLGDSCRVESDGGREIMRTRAGLGSGLEVVLPEGLYTNIPVSEPFAASSCYHLEREADSSYRIYRDGEPVAPVSLTPRPAWYGLSTSRGTPMRRVGTMQGTYLAVYPAKVCDYWLEKPERVNCKFCSVGLNLGCDDAEDKSVEDVVETVGAALRESRITDVDFNTGHYRGDTYLDILEPYIRAVKKKFGLLIGVQTPPHNDLKRYHALKKMGVNRVSFCFELWDREIFARVCPGKHAQYGLDRYLEAVEYCARIFDTTNGEIVAGLEPPEKSIEAVDWITSVGAVPTVCVFRPLQGTDYEHLPPPRTADLVPVFARLYEACMERRLMIGVAPNIKVSLVILPEEGRYFVEDAGRFPLARARNAALRPLFRAAFRCGLV, from the coding sequence ATGATCAACGATGTCCGTCGCAACCCGGGACTTCTCAAGCTGGATCTTTACTGCCGCGGTATCCGCCTGGGTGACTCGTGCCGGGTGGAATCCGACGGCGGCCGGGAGATAATGCGCACCCGGGCCGGGCTGGGCAGCGGCCTCGAGGTGGTCCTGCCCGAGGGCCTCTACACCAACATCCCGGTCAGCGAGCCTTTCGCCGCCTCCAGTTGCTACCACCTGGAGCGCGAGGCCGACTCCAGCTACCGTATATACCGCGACGGCGAGCCGGTGGCCCCGGTGAGCCTCACCCCACGCCCGGCCTGGTACGGGCTGAGCACCTCCCGCGGAACTCCGATGCGGCGGGTGGGTACCATGCAGGGGACCTATCTGGCGGTCTATCCGGCCAAGGTCTGCGACTACTGGCTGGAAAAGCCCGAGCGGGTCAACTGCAAGTTCTGCTCGGTGGGCCTCAATCTGGGCTGCGACGATGCCGAGGACAAAAGCGTGGAGGACGTGGTCGAGACTGTGGGCGCCGCGCTGCGGGAAAGCCGGATCACCGATGTGGATTTCAACACCGGCCACTACCGCGGCGACACCTATCTCGATATCCTGGAGCCTTACATCCGGGCGGTCAAGAAAAAGTTCGGGCTGCTGATCGGAGTGCAGACCCCGCCGCACAACGACCTGAAGCGCTATCACGCCCTGAAGAAAATGGGGGTGAACCGGGTCTCGTTCTGTTTCGAGCTCTGGGACCGTGAGATTTTCGCCCGGGTCTGCCCGGGCAAGCACGCACAGTACGGGCTGGACCGCTACCTGGAGGCTGTCGAGTACTGCGCGCGGATCTTCGACACCACCAACGGCGAGATCGTGGCCGGCCTGGAGCCGCCCGAAAAGTCGATCGAGGCTGTCGACTGGATCACCTCGGTGGGCGCGGTGCCCACGGTCTGCGTGTTCCGTCCGCTCCAGGGCACCGATTACGAGCACCTGCCGCCCCCGCGGACCGCGGACCTGGTCCCGGTGTTCGCCAGGTTGTACGAGGCCTGCATGGAGCGCCGCCTGATGATCGGAGTGGCGCCCAATATCAAGGTCTCGCTGGTCATCCTGCCCGAGGAGGGCCGCTATTTCGTCGAGGACGCCGGACGGTTCCCGCTGGCCCGGGCCCGCAACGCGGCGCTGCGACCTCTGTTCCGGGCCGCGTTCAGGTGCGGGCTGGTCTGA